A single window of Gossypium hirsutum isolate 1008001.06 chromosome A10, Gossypium_hirsutum_v2.1, whole genome shotgun sequence DNA harbors:
- the LOC107897820 gene encoding zinc finger protein GIS2 isoform X2, whose protein sequence is MNSSSFKFCRTFHLSQKKKSHIAAECNSITMCWNCKEPGHLPGQCPSEPVCNMCGKMGHLARDCLNPRLPAPDARLCNKCYKAGHFATDCTNEKACNNCRKTGHLARDCPNEPVCNICNISGHVARQCAKSKLSSDMGGRFWDIFCRNCGQPGHISQDGVSIVICNNCGGRGHLHYECPSARMYDRSGVRRY, encoded by the exons ATGAATTCTTCCTCGTTTAAATTTTGTAGAACCTTTCACTTAagccaaaagaaaaaaag TCACATTGCTGCCGAGTGCAACTCAATCACTATGTGTTGGAACTGTAAGGAGCCAGGGCATCTTCCTGGCCAATGCCCCAGTGAGCCGGTTTGCAATATGTGTGGTAAGATGGGTCACTTAGCTCGAGATTGCCTAAATCCCAGACTTCCGGCTCCTGATGCAAGACTCTGCAACAAGTGCTACAAGGCAGGTCACTTTGCCACCGACTGTACGAATGAGAAGGCTTGCAATAACTGTCGTAAAACCGGTCACCTTGCTCGTGACTGCCCTAACGAGCCAGTTTGCAATATCTGCAATATATCAGGTCATGTAGCCAGACAATGTGCCAAGTCGAAACTGTCATCAGACATGGGAGGCCGCTTCTGGGACATTTTTTGCCGCAACTGTGGCCAGCCAGGCCATATTAGTCAGGACGGCGTTTCCATCGTCATATGCAATAACTGTGGTGGAAGGGGTCACCTTCATTACGAGTGCCCTTCAGCAAGGATGTATGACCGCAGTGGCGTACGTAGGTATTAA